One window of the Candidatus Zixiibacteriota bacterium genome contains the following:
- a CDS encoding hypothetical protein (Evidence 5 : Unknown function) gives MGGRGGAVVAFMERILKVPEELSYSLVSHMIKYITWRKFVAYSLI, from the coding sequence ATGGGGGGAAGAGGCGGCGCAGTTGTTGCGTTTATGGAAAGGATATTAAAAGTCCCGGAGGAGTTAAGTTATTCTCTTGTATCTCATATGATTAAATATATCACGTGGCGGAAGTTTGTGGCATACAGTTTGATATAA
- a CDS encoding putative Undecaprenyl-diphospho-oligosaccharide flippase (Evidence 3 : Putative function from multiple computational evidences) — protein MPNLLRQFGKNVVTSWISLLVRMGLVFFVNPFIIHSLGNQLYGVWVLVFALINYMTVLDLGLQQALVRYISKFLGLKDYDRVNSILNSSFLIYSIIGAAVIIITFVLSYFSLHWFNIPPEYIDDGKGALFIIGINTALTFIMLPWGGTLGAFHRYDIANIIAVAEDISRTALVVLLLKTGHGIVSLAGAFLLFTIFRLVVSAALLRKLHPPIKFGRSFVRSDTIRMLFNYGLISFFISIAWLLIANTDSVVIGYFLDTSAVTVYAVATAVIIAMRNIIHAVSFPLRPLVSHYDATGGDEKIGRIFLVGTKYLYFLTFAAAAGVLVLAPDFIRLWMGPGYDESAAILKLLIVPAAVYLPNAIGNSVLYAIERHRTILYINLGEGIINLGLTIYLVQKIGIIGVAYGTLISQIVIYLFVMPLLICPILGVKPGRYYYSIIRASASAALLTFGLASAGRLILVPDNWIYFFVIVALSAGGALAAGYYLADRREMSLIREKILS, from the coding sequence ATGCCCAATCTCCTCCGTCAGTTCGGGAAAAATGTAGTGACCTCCTGGATAAGTCTGCTTGTCCGGATGGGACTGGTTTTCTTTGTCAATCCGTTCATCATACATTCACTCGGAAATCAACTCTACGGGGTCTGGGTGCTGGTTTTCGCCCTCATCAATTATATGACCGTCCTCGATCTCGGCCTGCAACAGGCACTGGTGCGGTATATCTCCAAATTTCTCGGCTTGAAAGATTATGATCGGGTCAATTCGATTCTCAACAGCAGTTTCCTGATTTACTCTATAATCGGGGCGGCCGTAATCATTATTACTTTCGTTCTTTCATATTTTTCGCTCCACTGGTTCAATATACCGCCGGAGTATATCGATGACGGGAAAGGGGCGCTGTTCATAATCGGAATCAATACGGCCCTGACCTTCATCATGCTCCCATGGGGGGGCACGCTCGGGGCCTTTCATCGCTATGATATCGCCAACATCATTGCGGTGGCGGAAGATATTTCACGGACGGCGCTCGTCGTGCTTCTACTCAAGACCGGTCACGGAATTGTCTCGCTGGCCGGGGCTTTCCTGCTCTTCACGATTTTTCGTCTGGTGGTTTCGGCCGCGCTCTTAAGGAAATTGCATCCCCCGATTAAATTCGGACGCTCCTTTGTTCGGAGCGATACGATTCGGATGCTTTTCAATTACGGGCTGATAAGTTTCTTTATTTCGATCGCGTGGCTCTTGATAGCCAATACGGATAGCGTTGTCATAGGATATTTTCTGGATACCTCGGCTGTGACCGTTTATGCCGTCGCCACCGCCGTGATCATTGCGATGCGTAATATCATTCACGCCGTTTCCTTTCCGCTGAGACCGCTCGTGAGCCATTATGACGCTACCGGAGGCGATGAGAAAATCGGGCGGATTTTTCTTGTGGGTACGAAATATCTCTACTTCCTGACTTTCGCGGCGGCCGCAGGAGTGCTGGTACTGGCCCCGGATTTTATCCGTCTCTGGATGGGACCGGGGTATGACGAATCGGCGGCGATTTTGAAATTGCTGATTGTGCCGGCGGCGGTTTATCTGCCCAATGCCATCGGCAACTCGGTCCTTTATGCTATCGAAAGGCACCGGACAATACTATATATTAATTTGGGCGAGGGAATAATCAATTTGGGACTTACTATTTATCTGGTACAGAAAATCGGAATTATCGGGGTGGCCTATGGAACACTGATCTCCCAGATCGTCATCTATTTGTTTGTGATGCCGCTTCTGATTTGTCCGATCCTCGGTGTCAAGCCGGGGCGATACTATTATTCGATTATTAGGGCGTCAGCCTCGGCCGCCTTACTGACGTTTGGATTGGCATCGGCGGGTCGCCTTATCCTCGTTCCCGACAACTGGATCTATTTCTTTGTCATTGTCGCTCTGTCAGCGGGAGGTGCCCTGGCGGCCGGATATTATCTGGCCGACCGCCGGGAGATGAGTCTGATTCGAGAGAAGATTCTGTCCTGA
- a CDS encoding exported hypothetical protein (Evidence 5 : Unknown function), with protein sequence MKALTALLFLLTAAVAKGNGAEEKEKVYELPDTVTVTAERFPTPINRSAWPARTINAAKLEENISIGEALDGVAGADPAGYGAVGHLSNLFLWGAPSSQILLLYNGRPVYDYGTGGFNLANYDPSELSRIEIVKGTQSSLYGSDAIGGVINLIPRFEYLDKVSGGIGYGSDKLINYHALGAKKFGTAHFNLSVIGLSTDNARANSGARQNNISLKSTILPKSGKLTGSLEYRYFQDSLGVPGAVPNPNNIPYYGNSESQSLVNHQRDFNHSVDLRLLFNEAGTGSWSGEIDGFYERNDLRYFGRYAYLGWNDSSDVMENDKTIGRNSGATGRLKYSGKKFELAGGMEYLSGSSHYKSEMATTTDFYGAQPTESIESTADWKHSRDVAALWGGGSVFLNGMTALDLGGREEVVNGGKGYGSFNTAIRFTPANKLQLKFAYGQAYRLPAFNDLYWPKDEFSEGNPHLIPERGENLLAAAVILPSDAIRFNTDIFWRQVHDLISWAPQGSISGYGSPRWTPSNLNKFRTLGIDFGFKWKINNNSSLDGDLTWQRARQKNKELVYSGIDGQQEFSERERNAAFIPNFKWRIGYDGRMKFLKFNGELIYTAAKSNYYAISSYDEAFNVSYTYVEKRLKANYLTNAGITLSTTRYVSISLICNDLFNSRPVRQWGGLEDRDYPSLGRNFRINMNFWLD encoded by the coding sequence ATGAAGGCGTTGACCGCACTTCTCTTCCTCCTGACAGCCGCCGTGGCGAAGGGAAACGGCGCCGAGGAGAAAGAAAAAGTCTATGAATTGCCGGACACTGTTACGGTGACGGCGGAACGATTCCCGACACCTATTAATCGAAGCGCCTGGCCGGCGCGCACCATTAACGCCGCTAAACTGGAAGAGAATATATCTATCGGCGAGGCGCTGGACGGAGTGGCCGGGGCCGATCCGGCGGGGTACGGCGCTGTCGGGCACCTGAGCAATCTGTTCCTCTGGGGGGCCCCGTCATCGCAGATTCTACTTCTTTATAACGGGCGGCCCGTCTATGATTACGGAACCGGCGGTTTCAATCTGGCCAATTATGATCCATCGGAATTGAGCCGAATCGAAATTGTCAAGGGAACGCAATCGTCGCTATACGGCTCGGATGCCATCGGCGGAGTTATCAATTTGATTCCGCGCTTCGAATATCTGGATAAAGTTTCCGGCGGGATTGGTTACGGTAGCGACAAATTGATAAATTATCATGCCCTGGGGGCCAAGAAATTCGGGACCGCGCATTTCAACCTCAGTGTAATCGGTCTCTCCACCGATAATGCCAGAGCCAATTCCGGTGCCCGCCAGAACAATATTTCGCTGAAGTCGACTATTCTGCCGAAATCCGGAAAGTTGACCGGCAGTCTGGAATATCGCTATTTTCAGGACTCATTGGGGGTTCCCGGGGCGGTGCCCAATCCGAATAATATTCCGTACTATGGCAATTCCGAGTCGCAGTCGCTCGTAAATCATCAGCGCGATTTCAATCATTCCGTCGATCTCCGTCTCCTGTTCAACGAGGCAGGCACCGGTTCCTGGTCGGGCGAAATTGACGGTTTCTATGAGCGAAATGACCTGAGGTATTTCGGGCGCTACGCATATCTCGGCTGGAATGATTCGTCGGATGTAATGGAAAATGACAAGACTATCGGGCGCAATTCCGGAGCAACGGGCAGATTAAAATATTCCGGCAAAAAATTCGAATTGGCGGGGGGGATGGAATATCTGTCAGGGTCGTCACACTATAAAAGCGAAATGGCAACGACCACCGATTTTTATGGGGCGCAGCCGACGGAGTCAATTGAGTCAACCGCGGATTGGAAGCATTCTCGCGACGTCGCGGCGCTCTGGGGCGGCGGATCAGTATTTTTAAATGGAATGACGGCACTGGATCTGGGGGGAAGAGAGGAAGTCGTAAATGGCGGGAAAGGATATGGATCTTTTAACACGGCGATTCGATTCACGCCGGCGAATAAACTGCAATTGAAATTCGCCTATGGCCAGGCCTATCGCCTCCCGGCATTCAACGACCTCTACTGGCCGAAAGATGAATTCTCCGAAGGGAATCCGCATTTGATACCGGAGCGGGGGGAAAACCTTCTGGCGGCCGCGGTGATTCTTCCCTCGGATGCGATTCGATTTAATACCGATATTTTCTGGCGCCAGGTTCATGATTTGATTTCCTGGGCTCCGCAAGGGAGTATTAGTGGCTATGGCTCGCCGCGCTGGACGCCATCGAATCTGAATAAATTTCGAACTCTGGGAATTGATTTCGGATTCAAGTGGAAAATTAATAATAATTCTTCACTCGACGGTGATTTGACATGGCAAAGGGCGCGTCAGAAAAATAAAGAATTGGTCTATTCGGGTATTGACGGGCAACAGGAATTTTCAGAAAGAGAGAGAAATGCGGCATTTATTCCTAATTTCAAGTGGAGGATTGGCTATGATGGCCGAATGAAATTCCTTAAATTTAATGGGGAGTTGATCTATACCGCCGCAAAAAGCAATTATTATGCAATAAGTTCCTATGATGAGGCTTTCAATGTCTCTTATACTTATGTGGAAAAGCGCTTGAAAGCCAATTACTTGACCAACGCCGGGATCACCCTGAGCACGACCCGATATGTTTCTATCTCATTAATATGTAACGACTTGTTTAATTCCAGGCCGGTGCGGCAGTGGGGCGGTTTAGAGGACCGGGATTATCCCTCATTGGGACGTAATTTTCGGATAAATATGAATTTTTGGCTTGACTAA
- a CDS encoding hypothetical protein (Evidence 5 : Unknown function), which produces MTTIKFLTMARIKVIYRSKFFWAFREVLRLEKFKFATANRAVLTALLILMTLPVLLFSQGEIKGEISTALNSGDTTTAIDLLQKDIKLDPSFSANYYVLGQIYENQGKLKEAEEQYQLSYDKNSRFYEGLYALGLVQLKEGKKDEATKNFSEGIKKAKDMKAAFYNGMGLAYISRAKYDSAANVLYQAIVLDSTKADYHINLGDANYYLKFYPIAVSEYEKALAMDTGSTEVYFHLAEACLEMKDYNCALEKLKIVLTKDSTLATAWLRAGSIYYKAARSSRTSEEAKQRYMEAIGSYKKYIDLIGGRADSTSGRAYYEAGMAYLLLGGYVEAKEDFAKVLSIPVEPKDIYFYDARAFQGNNEFDSALYFYNKHIEWVKKQGADFKSGIGEDELYRRMGECYESLKDYQNTIDYFKKSLAIDSTQDRLYYGIAISYNYLGDYRSALIYYMKRIAMGVDERGWSIYYNAATSALYLAEKSSQGQPAGGTADDSTAGPDPLAGIDLTKLAASYLEKVMEFKPDNMKAASMLASIDLYQLSECSKAVDLFQKVLAAEPDNCDALKSLGYADFSGICSKNYSRSLDYLNKALNCSVKKGNSECSDPNLLLWIGQVYEFRASDTRASDKAIAKKDYKAAFDWYNKVLKCDPGNKAAKDGIDRVKFEY; this is translated from the coding sequence ATGACCACAATAAAATTCTTGACAATGGCCAGAATTAAGGTAATATACCGTTCTAAATTTTTTTGGGCCTTTAGAGAGGTATTGAGGTTGGAAAAATTCAAGTTCGCCACGGCCAACAGGGCCGTTCTGACCGCCCTGTTGATTTTAATGACCCTCCCTGTGCTGTTGTTCTCGCAGGGGGAAATCAAAGGTGAAATCAGCACCGCCCTTAATTCCGGGGATACGACAACCGCGATAGACTTACTGCAAAAAGATATCAAACTGGACCCGAGTTTCTCCGCCAATTATTATGTTCTCGGCCAGATTTATGAAAATCAGGGGAAATTGAAGGAGGCGGAGGAGCAATATCAGCTTTCCTATGACAAGAACAGCCGATTTTACGAAGGATTATATGCTCTCGGTCTGGTGCAGTTGAAAGAAGGCAAGAAAGACGAAGCCACCAAAAATTTCAGTGAGGGGATAAAGAAAGCGAAGGATATGAAAGCGGCCTTCTACAACGGTATGGGGCTGGCTTATATCTCCCGGGCCAAATACGACAGCGCGGCCAATGTCCTTTATCAGGCCATAGTGCTCGATTCCACCAAAGCCGATTACCATATCAATCTGGGTGACGCCAACTATTATCTCAAGTTCTACCCGATCGCGGTGAGTGAATATGAAAAGGCTCTGGCGATGGATACCGGCTCGACTGAAGTTTATTTCCACCTGGCGGAGGCCTGCCTGGAAATGAAAGACTACAATTGCGCCCTGGAAAAATTGAAAATAGTCCTGACCAAGGATTCCACGCTGGCGACGGCGTGGCTTAGGGCCGGAAGTATTTATTACAAGGCCGCCCGTTCCTCGCGAACCAGCGAAGAAGCCAAGCAGCGCTATATGGAGGCGATCGGCTCCTATAAAAAATATATCGATTTGATTGGGGGCCGGGCCGACAGCACCAGCGGCCGGGCCTACTATGAGGCCGGAATGGCCTATTTACTGCTGGGCGGCTATGTCGAGGCCAAAGAGGATTTTGCGAAGGTTTTGTCGATTCCGGTGGAGCCGAAAGACATATATTTTTATGACGCTCGGGCATTTCAGGGAAACAACGAATTTGACTCCGCCCTGTACTTCTATAACAAGCATATTGAATGGGTGAAAAAGCAGGGAGCAGATTTCAAATCCGGAATCGGGGAAGATGAACTCTACCGCCGGATGGGGGAGTGCTACGAAAGCTTGAAGGATTATCAGAATACTATTGATTATTTTAAGAAATCGCTGGCTATCGATTCCACCCAGGACCGGCTTTATTACGGCATTGCCATATCATACAATTATCTCGGCGATTACCGCAGTGCCTTGATTTACTATATGAAACGGATTGCCATGGGGGTGGATGAGCGGGGCTGGAGCATTTATTACAATGCCGCCACATCGGCCCTGTATCTCGCCGAGAAATCGTCGCAGGGCCAGCCCGCGGGCGGAACAGCCGACGATTCGACCGCGGGTCCGGATCCGTTGGCGGGGATTGACCTGACCAAGCTGGCGGCTTCCTATTTGGAGAAAGTGATGGAATTCAAACCCGACAACATGAAGGCGGCCTCGATGCTGGCATCGATCGACCTATATCAATTGTCGGAGTGCTCCAAGGCAGTCGATCTTTTTCAGAAAGTGCTGGCGGCGGAGCCGGACAACTGCGATGCGTTGAAGTCGTTAGGATATGCGGACTTTTCGGGAATCTGTTCCAAAAACTACTCGCGCTCGCTTGATTATCTCAATAAAGCCCTGAATTGTTCGGTGAAGAAAGGCAACTCGGAATGCAGTGACCCTAATTTGCTTCTCTGGATCGGCCAGGTCTACGAATTCCGGGCTTCCGACACGCGCGCTTCCGATAAAGCTATAGCCAAGAAAGACTATAAGGCGGCGTTCGACTGGTACAACAAGGTTCTGAAATGCGACCCGGGCAACAAAGCCGCCAAAGACGGAATCGATCGGGTTAAATTCGAATATTAG
- a CDS encoding hypothetical protein (Evidence 5 : Unknown function) — MDNFKIIQLSFYVNLILGGKAQLELSTLVGLFAVSLPFGNNHHLRFCITTVIWGTIRYI, encoded by the coding sequence ATGGACAATTTTAAAATAATTCAACTTTCGTTTTATGTCAACTTAATTCTCGGAGGGAAGGCCCAATTGGAACTTTCAACTCTCGTGGGTCTATTCGCAGTTTCTTTGCCGTTCGGTAATAATCATCACCTGCGTTTTTGCATTACAACAGTAATTTGGGGGACCATCCGATACATTTGA
- a CDS encoding hypothetical protein (Evidence 5 : Unknown function) has product MSFSMNFTIDADQERRVIFSKIYGIWKEETAHEYHDEFMKVVQPLLTEKWVKLINLLNWKTSYPEMVAVIGEHINWCHTHNAVYSIYVVDNPITRNQLKRMIAHSDYPEECKIFASVSEADRFLKEKGF; this is encoded by the coding sequence ATGTCATTCAGCATGAATTTCACGATCGATGCCGACCAGGAGCGGAGAGTCATTTTTTCCAAAATTTACGGCATTTGGAAAGAAGAGACGGCGCATGAATATCACGATGAATTCATGAAAGTAGTCCAGCCGCTTTTGACCGAAAAGTGGGTTAAATTAATCAATCTTCTCAACTGGAAGACATCGTACCCGGAGATGGTCGCGGTAATTGGCGAGCATATCAACTGGTGCCACACTCATAATGCCGTGTATTCCATTTATGTTGTCGATAATCCCATTACGCGGAACCAGTTGAAACGGATGATCGCCCACAGCGATTATCCCGAAGAGTGCAAAATTTTTGCATCCGTCTCCGAAGCCGACCGCTTTCTGAAAGAGAAGGGGTTTTAG
- a CDS encoding hypothetical protein (Evidence 5 : Unknown function): MFIRTGFTLILIIFIVAGNLGAAVIDSENVWLGVEFPYVREILTDSLPDLLMRNAVYENGGIKSWLWLQPTDSLPYTVFPVEGDLLFYLSDSGQVDSLKVVRAGMRDFISRFKNSLAKLKFQPAVYRGERIPFILPAHLLIKPPRGGFPAILTFPYDPRISYRNRRLVEEGLRENGFTLPGVKYFPPYFCMFNLKERLGDYPYAVFEIALDSSGHPSNVIEYCRTHRNFSSTISRVMLNAEFSPATYMGKKIPSRFYILFRFFENLRYPTFGWPPDTFDSTRLFPFEYLRIDNLLFPDSILNPPIPENAPGGLFWRKKIFSIADSIRVLVRIDTLGKIISSNPAYPMYPDMKSELDSLLAKLVFTPARDIWGARVAFNGELRLRFRFSEIIRIETLWWPPEAQPRTMLTY, from the coding sequence ATGTTTATCAGGACCGGTTTCACTCTAATCTTAATCATTTTCATTGTTGCAGGTAATTTGGGTGCGGCCGTAATCGATTCGGAGAATGTTTGGCTCGGAGTCGAGTTTCCCTATGTCCGGGAGATTCTGACGGACAGTCTTCCCGATTTGCTGATGCGCAATGCCGTCTATGAAAACGGGGGTATTAAGTCGTGGCTCTGGCTTCAGCCGACTGATTCGCTTCCCTATACCGTCTTTCCTGTCGAAGGGGATTTGCTTTTTTATCTGTCCGACTCCGGGCAGGTTGATTCCCTGAAGGTCGTCAGGGCCGGTATGAGAGATTTCATTTCTCGCTTTAAAAATTCGTTGGCGAAATTGAAATTTCAACCGGCGGTTTACAGGGGAGAGAGAATTCCTTTTATTTTGCCGGCTCATCTGCTCATCAAGCCGCCGCGGGGCGGCTTTCCGGCCATTCTGACTTTTCCCTATGATCCGCGAATATCCTATCGAAACCGTCGGCTGGTCGAAGAGGGCTTGAGAGAAAACGGTTTCACGCTACCGGGTGTGAAGTACTTTCCTCCCTATTTTTGTATGTTCAATCTGAAGGAGCGTTTGGGCGATTACCCATATGCCGTTTTTGAGATCGCCCTTGACAGCAGTGGCCACCCCTCCAATGTCATCGAGTACTGCCGGACGCATCGTAACTTCTCGTCGACCATATCCCGGGTTATGCTTAATGCCGAATTTTCCCCGGCGACCTATATGGGCAAAAAAATACCCTCGCGCTTTTATATTTTGTTCCGTTTTTTCGAAAACCTGAGATATCCGACTTTCGGCTGGCCACCGGACACATTTGATTCGACGCGGCTATTCCCCTTTGAATACTTGCGAATCGACAATCTCCTTTTCCCGGATTCAATATTAAATCCGCCCATTCCTGAGAATGCACCGGGAGGGCTTTTCTGGAGGAAAAAGATTTTCTCCATTGCTGACTCGATAAGAGTGTTGGTCAGAATTGATACCCTGGGAAAGATAATTTCCAGCAATCCCGCCTATCCCATGTATCCGGATATGAAATCGGAGTTAGATTCGCTACTGGCTAAATTGGTTTTTACGCCGGCGCGGGATATTTGGGGCGCTCGAGTGGCATTTAATGGTGAATTGCGCCTCAGATTTAGATTTAGTGAAATCATACGAATTGAGACTTTGTGGTGGCCGCCTGAGGCCCAGCCACGGACTATGTTAACTTATTGA
- a CDS encoding hypothetical protein (Evidence 5 : Unknown function) codes for MLTLIIVANKFKENISVPSE; via the coding sequence TTGTTGACTTTGATAATCGTTGCCAATAAATTCAAGGAAAATATTTCGGTGCCCTCAGAGTGA
- a CDS encoding hypothetical protein (Evidence 5 : Unknown function) translates to MSRPELAVNLISAILVLLVGFYAILFVPLAISTMMKVLIGGLLILYFLFRMKLFLRKYHEAKGDIDRHDHNKILDNGQN, encoded by the coding sequence ATGAGTCGTCCGGAATTGGCAGTCAATCTGATTTCTGCCATACTGGTATTGCTGGTCGGGTTTTATGCCATCCTGTTTGTTCCGCTGGCAATCTCCACGATGATGAAAGTCCTGATCGGCGGCCTTTTGATTCTATACTTTTTATTCCGGATGAAATTATTCCTTAGGAAATATCACGAAGCGAAAGGGGATATAGACCGGCATGACCACAATAAAATTCTTGACAATGGCCAGAATTAA
- a CDS encoding hypothetical protein (Evidence 5 : Unknown function) yields the protein MSFSMNFTIDADLKRKLIREKIYGIWKDETAQLYHAEFIKVAEPLIRGKWAKLIDLNNWRSSYPETIDIIGDHLRWCMDNGMILSVNIIENPVTSNQLKKMFVQGGTEEISRMFRTIAEGDKFLRENGF from the coding sequence ATGAGTTTCAGCATGAATTTTACAATTGATGCCGATCTCAAGAGAAAACTCATCAGAGAGAAGATTTATGGCATCTGGAAAGATGAGACGGCTCAGTTGTATCATGCCGAGTTTATTAAGGTCGCTGAGCCCCTTATCCGGGGCAAATGGGCAAAATTAATCGACTTGAACAATTGGCGCTCCTCATATCCGGAGACAATTGATATTATCGGCGACCACCTGCGCTGGTGTATGGACAACGGTATGATTCTTTCCGTAAATATAATAGAGAATCCGGTGACTTCGAACCAGTTGAAGAAGATGTTTGTTCAGGGGGGGACCGAAGAGATCAGCCGGATGTTTCGAACGATTGCCGAAGGCGACAAATTTCTTCGCGAGAATGGATTCTAG
- a CDS encoding Acylaminoacyl-peptidase YuxL: MKKTNKKRLLTAEDLCRLNILGGVAISPDESKIAYTVETISEDKKKYFSHTYVLDTKDGLPHQFTFGEISDHALSWSPDGRHIAFISTREKKTGIYIIPSEGGAEKKIIEEDGAFSKPVWTPDGKSLVFAFRYNDSHTEKDEKKKKEAPVFRHITRLFYRLDGLGFLPLDRFHIWKLDIASGLMNQLTKGKYDETQPAVTPDGKAIVFVSNRSKDPDLYPLREDLFIMPINGGREKRIPTPAGPVASPSVSPDGKKVAYLGHTNPDDTWGATNFHLWTVGTTGKPSAKDLVPKFDRPCFDLTIGDMGEGHDMPPLYWSPDSRRIYFAASDTGTTHIFYVTARGGLPTRITKKPCHVKSFSMAGKKKLIAATISDLSHPGDLFIFPPNYDGDRRAFRLTELNRPLFTEMNLPKVRELWFKGFDGTDLQGWLVTPPNFNRNRKYPAILEIHGGPRVQYGFTFYYEMLFLASRGYVVFYTNPRGGGGRGEMWAEANVGDWGGIDYMDCMAAADFMESFPFVNKNRTGVTGGSYGGYMTNWIVGHTPRFKAAVTQRSVVSLESFCGSSDFGFLDRGEFGGYPWENPEGYIKMSPLTYAKNVRTPLLILHNENDLRCAIEQAERLFATLKLMKKKVEFVRFPEEPHGLSRHGRPDRRLARLGWIVRWFDRYLK, encoded by the coding sequence ATGAAAAAGACTAATAAAAAGCGGCTTCTTACGGCCGAGGACCTCTGCCGCCTGAATATTCTCGGCGGCGTCGCCATCTCCCCCGATGAATCCAAAATCGCCTACACCGTGGAGACGATATCCGAAGATAAAAAGAAATATTTCTCCCATACTTATGTTTTGGACACCAAAGACGGCCTGCCGCACCAATTTACTTTCGGCGAAATCAGCGATCATGCCCTGTCCTGGTCGCCCGACGGCCGACATATCGCTTTCATCTCGACCCGCGAAAAAAAGACCGGGATTTACATTATCCCGTCCGAAGGGGGCGCCGAGAAGAAAATTATCGAAGAAGACGGCGCTTTCAGCAAACCGGTCTGGACGCCGGATGGAAAGAGCCTCGTCTTTGCCTTCCGCTACAATGATTCTCATACCGAAAAAGACGAGAAAAAGAAAAAAGAGGCCCCGGTCTTCCGGCACATCACGCGGCTGTTCTATCGTCTCGACGGCCTCGGCTTTTTGCCCCTGGATCGGTTTCATATCTGGAAACTTGATATCGCTTCGGGCCTAATGAATCAACTGACCAAAGGGAAATACGACGAGACTCAGCCGGCGGTCACTCCCGACGGCAAAGCCATCGTTTTTGTTTCCAACAGGTCCAAGGACCCGGATCTTTACCCGCTTCGTGAGGACCTGTTCATTATGCCGATTAACGGCGGGAGGGAAAAACGGATCCCGACTCCGGCCGGTCCGGTGGCGTCCCCTTCGGTTTCACCTGACGGCAAAAAAGTCGCTTATCTCGGGCATACCAATCCCGATGATACCTGGGGAGCGACCAATTTTCATCTTTGGACAGTCGGTACCACCGGCAAACCTTCAGCGAAAGACCTCGTCCCGAAATTCGATCGCCCCTGCTTCGACCTGACCATCGGCGATATGGGCGAAGGACACGATATGCCCCCTCTATACTGGTCGCCGGACAGCCGCAGGATTTACTTTGCCGCCTCCGATACCGGGACAACTCATATTTTCTATGTCACTGCCCGCGGCGGCCTGCCGACCCGTATTACCAAAAAACCGTGCCATGTGAAATCATTCAGCATGGCGGGAAAGAAGAAATTGATTGCCGCCACGATATCCGACCTCAGCCATCCCGGCGATCTTTTCATATTTCCGCCCAATTATGACGGTGATCGCAGGGCCTTCCGATTGACCGAATTGAATCGTCCCTTGTTTACGGAGATGAATTTGCCGAAAGTCCGGGAATTGTGGTTTAAAGGATTCGACGGCACCGACCTGCAGGGCTGGCTGGTGACTCCGCCCAATTTCAATCGCAATAGAAAATATCCGGCCATCCTGGAAATTCACGGCGGTCCGAGAGTGCAATACGGCTTCACGTTCTATTATGAGATGCTCTTTCTGGCCAGTCGGGGATATGTCGTTTTCTATACCAATCCTCGCGGCGGCGGGGGCCGAGGCGAAATGTGGGCCGAAGCAAATGTCGGGGACTGGGGCGGTATCGACTATATGGATTGCATGGCCGCCGCCGATTTTATGGAATCATTCCCGTTCGTGAACAAAAACCGAACCGGCGTTACCGGCGGGTCGTATGGCGGGTATATGACCAATTGGATTGTCGGCCACACACCCCGCTTCAAGGCCGCCGTCACCCAGCGCTCCGTTGTTTCCCTGGAATCTTTCTGCGGTTCCTCCGATTTCGGTTTCCTCGACAGAGGCGAATTCGGCGGCTACCCGTGGGAAAATCCCGAAGGTTACATAAAAATGTCGCCCTTGACTTATGCCAAAAATGTCAGGACACCGCTTTTGATTCTTCACAATGAAAATGATTTACGCTGCGCCATCGAACAGGCGGAACGGCTCTTTGCGACTTTGAAATTGATGAAGAAAAAAGTGGAATTTGTCCGCTTCCCGGAGGAACCGCACGGATTGTCGCGCCATGGGCGGCCCGACCGGCGCTTGGCCCGCCTCGGTTGGATCGTTCGCTGGTTCGACCGCTACCTCAAATAA